The window TCGGCAGCTATCAAAAGAACCTCTGAAAAAATAATTTTATCCCCTTCTTTCCCTTCTATTTTTTCTATAGCTATCTCTTGACCATCTTTAATTTTATACTGCTTACCGCCTGTTTTTATAACAGCGAAGGTTTCTTTTTTCGAAATAGTTTTGTCTTTTTCGTCTATTTCTTTCTTCCCCTGTTTACTACCTTCTTCTAGTTTTTTTATTTCTTTTGTATCTTTTGCCATTTTGCTCCTCTATTCATAATTTAATAGGACTATAGTAACAAAGAAAAAATAATTATTCAACCCTATATTAACCTCTAAA is drawn from bacterium CG_4_10_14_0_2_um_filter_33_32 and contains these coding sequences:
- the rplU gene encoding 50S ribosomal protein L21 — translated: MAKDTKEIKKLEEGSKQGKKEIDEKDKTISKKETFAVIKTGGKQYKIKDGQEIAIEKIEGKEGDKIIFSEVLLIAADNDIKLGTPFIKDAKVEGNIVSQEKGKKVIVFKMKAKKRYRRTAGHRQEISKVKIVKIIA